GGAGGAGGAAGAGCAGACAAGACCGGAAGCGCAGAGcaaaaaacggaaatgaaTCAATTTCCGTGCTGCAGACCAttaaaaactacaaaagcCCTCCAAAGAACCAGATAAAGCACAGGAAAAGCGAGAAACAAGAGTCGGCACAACAGATACAAAATATGCTCTTCTGTCTGGCGCCGTATGAACGATGACCTATGACCTGGCTTCATAATGAGTTTGTGGTCCGGTGTATAGAGAACTGAAATTAAATCATGCCAATATGGAAATATTCAAAGATTTAATCCCACATTTAGGCGTAATATCTAGGAaactttgaaataaaatttattaatttaacaGAAACATGTTGGAACTTATCGCTTCGGATCTGAAATCATCATAAATGcatatttcgatttttctGCCACTTTAGCCCCTTCATCTTTGCTGGCATTGGACAAGTTCAAGAAGATGGTGTAGATAACATAGATGAAGCCAAACTCAATTGCTGCCAAATTAAAGCCATAAACATAATAAAGTTAGTAACTAATTGATAGAAATAGAAAACCCACCCATGGTCAGCAGGGAGATCAGAATGTTGGTCAGTGCTTCAATGGCGTCGCCCGCAAAAAGTTCGTAGACCCACCACAAAATGAGGAAGACATCGAAGACCAAGCCACAGGCGCACCATATCAACCAAAGTGCCATAAGCTCCGGTCTTTGCTGAAAACAAGAGTATAGAATGAATGGAAGGGGGGTTAATGGGTATCCACGGGATACTTGCGACCCACCAATGAGATGCCAGCTATCATGAGCAGTGTAACGCCAATCCAGACATTCAGCATCAACAGGTAGCCCCAGAATATCCAAAGGTTTTCGCTTTCGCTCAGCTTTTTCCTGCAGAAGAGACCTCGAGGGCATGAATTGGTTAGAACACTGCACTCGAACACCTTTATTGAGTGCACTTACTGGGCAGTGAATCCTTGTGGCACTTCACTTGCGCCTCAATCGAAACGATTTCGGATTTTTGTGCCAATCGACGACGTCGCATCATATAGAACATTATCATTTCGAAGAACAGAACTCCCACAATGTCCATCCAGCCAATGGCCATTCCAAAAGCATTCAAGGCATTCATCACGTTCAGCTTTTTCTAGTCCAATCACTCTCCTTTCAGTTGATACTTGGGGGTTTTTACAAACATCTTATATGACAAATTTGGCAGGGTACCgataagtaaataaatagcTTCTGAAATAAGCATGTAATTGTGATTGTTCAATAGATTATTGTTTGCCGTCTGCAAATAGACACttgaaatggcaaatgcaaaagtcTTGTTAGTTAAACAAGCTGTAGTTAAGGACATACAAATAACTTTGTTAAGTTATGATAGGTATGTTAGCTTGTGCATTGGTTGATTTTACTTATTCAAAAAActcttttaaatattaataacatttttgaaCTCAACTATAAGGTACGTAACATATTTCTTGagtttcataatttattttaaataaattgagcTTCCAATTTGGTTCCTCCTCTGTGCTTTCCTCAAGTTTTCTGTTGGAAAAACTTTAACTGCAAGTGAGATGTTTAAGAAGGCTTTGTCGCACCCCGGGGATCAAAATGTGCTCCCACTTTTTCGCCCGAGTTGCAAATGAGCGcgaaaaaagtaaattatatttgtCAACGGGGATTCCCCTCGTTCTTCctaccacacacacacactcgcacactcacacacacagggtAAGTgtggcgtgtgtgtgtgtgagccgCCGCACGTATTTCATCAGCACGGCATTATATGCATGGGTATACTCTTATGTACTTACGTACACTACACGGTGGTATGTCTCATTTTTCCCCTGCATAAATAGATGCGACAGCCACAGCAGCGAGACTTGGCTgtcatttccgtttccgctttgATACCGTGTGTGGAGTGTGATCGAACACCGAGTAATTTGATTAGCttaactttaaaaaatatatataaatatttataaatacccTAAAAATGTAGAAAGAACCAACAACAGTTTACTTTTCagtataaaataattatattttagggaaaataaattataaataaataaaataaatttatatattttttagacGATCAAATGCTCCTATCTTCAACTGCCACAAATAATGGTTTCTATTTTCGACATGAGCTCTAGCAACAATTCGCTGTTGATATGGGCCTATGCCATCGGATGCTTTGATCTGATCAGCGCCCTGCTTTTTTCCATGGTCAGCTTGAAGACAATTTGCGATCATGTAAGGCTAACTTTTCAATCCTTATATACAACAGAAAGTCTTCAGAATTCCTCAAACATTTTCAGCTGAGTTGGTTGACCATTTTTGCCGCtgtttttggccttttttggATAACAATGATTGTGATGCTGCTGGTTGGCATTCATGGGGTATACTCGTACTTAAAAAGCTGGTTCACGGTGGCTGTGTGATGGTATCCTCCGCTTAATTACAGCGCAATCCCAGATGTGTTCGTGCCTGGATTATCTTCTCCTGCGTGGGCATCATGGTCGAGATGTGCCTGGTGTTGTATGCCGTTTTCAACGAGAGCACTTTCCAAATGGGTGTGGTCAAAAATGGATTGTTACTCATGCTGGGATTGCGTGAGTTCAATATTAGAAGTATCGCCttgcaattaaattgattttattacTTTCAGTTGTGGAGTGCGCTTTCCTGTACATCGTTCAACGATTTTACGTGACTTTGGCCTTTTGTCAAGCCTGTCATAATGCTAAAACCTCAAAGATGGAACAAAGTCAAGCTTGTACGAATTATGAAAGAGAATGCAATCGCCAGAGGCAGCATTATAACAATGACCAGTCCAAAAGAAATCATATCCAAAATCGCAAGGGAAACATAGTTCTAAACGCACCAACTCAACCCATGAAGCTGAGTTCTTTTCGACCTTCTGTCAGCAGCTCGATAACGTAAAGTGCAGgcttctatttttattttatagctaagaaatgtgaaaataatatatactatttatatataatatacaatatttatttacaggGCACGCAGCTCTTCGAATTCGCGTAggtttatgtatatttttcttgattttttctttgctcCTGCTGagcaaattattttaaaaggaTTTTGTGTTTAACATTGGCGTACgcgtgggtgtgtgtgtgtgtgtgagtggctTGTGTAGGTGTGAGGATGTCCGCATCCTGAATGTGATAAAAGTTTAAGAGCTTGTCGCAGACAAAAAGAAATACTGCGCTTCTTAAAGCTCTAATCAAGGCATTCATTTCaatgtttattttgaaaatataaaaataatttaaactttCAATTCGTTTACTTTCGCATTTGTTTCTGAAGTTGTTTGAGAACGGCTTTATCCTTTTTCATGCGCTCCTTGGCTTGTTTTTCCATGCGTTTCAGATCCTTGCGATCCAGTGGCttttcctcctccttctcctcctcgtATTCCACTTCACAGCCACTCTTTTCTCTATACTTCTCTTCATGGTGCGATTCTGATGCACTGTAATCAATCATATCCAGATACAGTAGGTAAATGATATAGACAAAAGTCATTTCCACAGCTAAAAAGAAACGTAATGAAATGCAGTAAATGAAATGAACTACTATTGAGACTAACCCAGTCCCACGAAGGGCAGTACTGTGATTTTGACACCCTCCCAGTTCACGGAAATGGCCAAAGTCAGGCCATAGAGCAGTATAAATCCATCTAGCAGTATTCCCAAGCAGGTGAACACCAACCAAAATCGAATCAGTCCCAGTTTCCGTCTGTAGATACCCGCCAGTAGAACTACGATTATGAGCATCCAGAAAATGGTGAAGATCAGGGCAACCAAGGCAGACCAATGACCCTGCAAATAGCGAACTGCAAATTGAACCACAATTTCCGTGAAAGGACTAAAGGGCTAATTGTCTTACATGCCTGGCAAATACCACTCCTGAGATAATTGCGAATAGCATGGCGGATATGAAGTCCAGCAGAGCGATGCAATAGGCACAGGGCACTAAATATCCATCAGAATTCGACCCCATTGCCCAGGCTAAGATTCATCACATCACTGGCAATGTTGTCTACTAAATCAAAGCTATAATGATGATAAGCACGTACTTGGCGATTGGAGGAGAGGGTCTTGGCGGCCTGTTAATCAAAGCCGTTTGATTGCCAACATTCACAGACGCAGCACAGTGGTAATATGGCATGGGAAAGTGGAGAAGCACAGTGGCCAAAAGTAtaggcaaatacaaaaattaatattccCTAATATTCTTAGAAAATGTTCTGTGCGAATTCAaccttttccatttccgtttcatttttatatttccgaTGGTATAAATACCATTTATTTCACATTGACATAAAATACATAAgttaatatatacatatgtccaACCTTTTCATTCAAATACGCATTCAAATCCCAAAAGAAACTACACCAATGTGAAGTGCTTTTTGCCGACGAAGATGTGACAAGTTTGTGCGCCCATCTGTCCGCTTCTCATTTATGGCATTTGTTTTGTCAGCAGGTCCTGCAGATTGAATTGTCCTTTTTCCTGGTCCCTCGCTGGCAACGTGACTACCTATTTTCCTCGAAGGCATCggaaaataaatggaaaactgTATAAGTCAATTATAATCATTGCTGATAGGGGGTCGGTAATTGATTTCCGGTGAATAGAAATACAGATGGCAcataaaacacatttttaatttattttagtaacTCTATAGAGAAACGAATACAAAACACACATGGTTAATATCTATCAGTCGTCATTTCAGTAGTTCCCTTATTGGTTTCCGTTTCAGTTTCATTACCTTTGTGATCTTCTGTTCCTAAATAGAATTTTTGTATACTATGTGGTATAAATCTTAATTTACCCATTTCACCTTTAGATGTCTCATCGTAGTTGTCGCCCTCCAAAAGGATATAGGAATATAATCTTCTAAAGTATCTGAATACCAAGTATAAGCAAGTTACCTCGTAAACTGAAAGGATTCAATGcctaagaaatttaaattattattataataaaaacatacaAATGCCCAAATATGAAATAGCCCAGTGCTTGAAATGTTGGGCGTCGAAAACAGGAGACGAAGTAACATTCCATATCAGATAAATAATATCCGTACCAGTTGCAAAGGAAGTAAACAGTAACCAAAATACGAGCAGTGTTGGTTGTCcctaatttattttaatacaatttttaaaataaatatttcgtatgtttttaaaaaataacacTTACCTTTAATAAACCCACAAACAGTCCGACAACAGTCAAAATCCAAGCTACCGTGCTTGAAAAAGCCATTATTGTATACGTATTCGacttaaaaaaattaagaaaatggctaaaaatatttaaaaaccattttttttatatacttaCGTGTATTATCATGACTGAAACTGAACTAAATGAGAAATACAATGAACGCAATAGTTCGCAAGTAGCAATAAAATAGCACGATCTTAGGAGATTATCATTGGGAATACTCAGCTCTCCCAACTCAAAAGACATTATCTatgaaataaatgtattctCCTTTGATTAAACACACTGTTTTaagcaatttaataaaaatatattttatttggggtggaaaaacaaagccaacTAAAGTTTAAGAGTAGCATTTGGTCttattttttggctttcttctttttggGGCTCTTGCTCGACTTTTTCTTGTCATCTTTGCCGCCACCTGCAAAAGTCAATTagttaatatataatattacttataatttaagttattttacAGCATAAGGTCCGCTTCTTTTTTGATTCATCCATAATCTGGTAATACCGATGTATGATATATATGCAAGTGCTTTCAATAACTAAAATTATACTCGGCATTAAtagtgtttttaattttaaatttaaattaaaatttcactTACATATACCAAGGAATATTAGTGAAAACTCCTGAAGTCGATCCCAATCCACGGTTATTGAAGTCGCAATGCCCCAGAGTAGAAATAGAATATCGGTGATAAAGCCGACTAAGGAAAATATAAGCCAATATCTAACGAAAACTGGCTTGCGCTGATATggttataattttaaatttaaatgccattaaatgaataaattgcAACACACCTTGAAAAGGCCAACCATCAGCAAGATGACAATTATAACCCAGAAAATGACACCCAAAAGCGCCAACATAGCAAACACGCTAAACTATTGATTTAATATGAATTAGAGgtattttaaattaagcaaCACCTACCTGTTGAACCAGAAGAATCATTGCTTGAACAGTAAAATATAACGCGTGCAGCAGATCGGAAATCGCTATGCCAAAACATATCTTGGGCAGATTGTCATTTAAAGCACtctgttttgattttgtactCTTTTTCTCCTGTGACTTCTTTTTTGGCGGGTGTTTCTTCTTTTCGGCGGCCATTGTCTAGGCTTAGGGGTGATTTCTCATATCTAATGATCATTTGATCGAAGCACATGGGATTGCAAAGAGAAATTTGTGAATAAACAACTCAAAAAAAACattgttttatatttgaatttcagTTTGAATGGCCAGTGGCTCTAAAACCGTAAACAGCTGAAGCTACGCAGGGTGGCAAGGTGGTACATCATAGTTATCGACTACTGATAACTCAGTGTTGCAAAAGAGTCGAAAGCGGCTTTAGGCGGTCGTCTGTGTTTATACGTGATTTACATACTATTTGCAACTTAAAATACCAAGACAGGATGCCCATTGTAGTGAAAACGTAAGTAGCCTGAAATGCGCTGAAAGCAACTATTAAAATAAGATGAAAGCTGGTAAAAAGAGAGTATTCCACGGGGCACTCAACTGGTGGCGTTGCCATACTTGCTTTGTTTATATAGCTTAGTTCAGTCAAGTTATCGAACGTCGATatctttgtttaatttgttgaGCTCGCGGATTTGTTGTGAAATTGTTGCtcgatttttgtttaaatggGACCGCCGAAAAAGTCGAAAAAGGACCGCAGCGGTGGAGACAAGTTCGGTGAGTGTGTGGCACGTGGAAAACCAACGAACTTTGCTGTAATCTGAGAACCATTCCCAGCCAAAAAGCGGCGTGCCGAGGATGAAGCATTCACCCAACTGGTGGACGACAATGATAGCTTGGATGCCACGGAATCGGACGGAGTTCCGGGTGCAGCATCCAAGAATGCGGAGACCAATGACGATCAAATCAATACGGATGAGTACGGCGCCAAAGATTACCGATCGCAGATGCAATTGCGTCAGGATCACGGAAATCGACCACTTTGGGTGGCTCCCAATGGTCACGTCTTCCTGGAATCCTTCTCGCCAGTCTACAAGCATGCCCATGACTTCCTGATCGCCATTTCGGAGCCCGTCTGCCGACCCGAACACATTCACGAGTACAAACTCACCGCCTACAGTTTATATGCCGCCGTTTCGGTGGGCCTGCAAACCCATGACATCGTGGAATACCTCAAGAGACTGAGCAAGACCAGCATTCCCGAAGGCATCCTGGAGTTCATACGACTCTGCACCCTATCCTATGGCAAGGTCAAGCTGGTCTTGAAGCACAACAAGTACTTTATAGAGTCGCCGCATCCTGAGGTGCTGCAAAAGTTACTTAAGGACCCGGTCATCCAGAAATGCCGCCTCATACGCAGCGAGGGAGAGGATTTCATTCAGGGCACTATGGACGGCAAGGCCATTACTCAATTTGGAACCAAAATGCCACCAGGAGCCACAGACAAGCCGGCAGAAGatcctgcagcagctgcaggagcagTTGTAGCCGCTGATGGAACCACTGCAGTGCCAGAAGACATCACAGACTTCTACGAGAAGATCgacaaggaggaggaggacgaggatgaggccAATCTGAAGACCGTCTCCTTTGAGGTGGCTCAGGAGAAGATCGAAGTGATCCAGAAGCGGTGCATCGAGATAGAGCATCCTCTGCTGGCGGAGTACGATTTCCGCAACGATACCAACAATCCAGACATTAATATAGACCTCAAGCCCGCTGCCGTCTTGCGTCCATATCAGGAGAAGAGTCTGCGCAAGATGTTCGGCAATGGAAGAGCCCGCTCTGGGGTTATTGTACTGCCCTGTGGTGCAGGTAAATCCCTAGTGGGTGTCACTGCATGCTGCACCGTACGAAAAAGGGCCCTAGTTCTGTGCAACAGTGGTGTTTCTGTGGAGCAGTGGAAGCAGCAGTTCAAGATGTGGTCCACAGCCGATGACAGCATGATTTGCAGATTCACCTCTGAAGCAAAAGACAAGCCCATGGGTTGCGGTATTCTAGTGACCACATACTCCATGATAACGCACACTCAGAAGAGATCGTGGGAAGCGGAGCAGACCATGCGTTggctgcaggagcaggaatGGGGCATTATGGTGCTGGACGAGGTGCACACCATTCCAGCGAAAATGTTCCGTCGCGTGCTGACCATCGTGCAATCGCATTGCAAGCTGGGATTGACGGCCACGCTGCTGCGTGAAGATGACAAGATTGCGGATCTCAACTTCCTCATTGGACCCAAACTGTACGAGGCCAACTGGTTggagctgcaaaaaaaaggtTATATTGCACGCGTCCAGTGCGCGGAGGTGTGGTGTCCCATGTCACCAGAGTTCTATCGCGAATACCTCACCACCAAGACGTCCAAGAAGATGTTGCTCTATGTGATGAATCCCTCCAAGTTCCGCAGCTGCCAGTTTCTTATTAAATATCACGAGCAACGAGGCGACAAAACGATTGTCTTCTCGGATAATGTGTTTGCGCTGAAGCACTATGCGATCAAAATGAACAAGCCTTTCATCTATGGTCCCACCTCGCAGAACGAGCGTATCCAGATCCTCCAGAACTTTAAGTTCAACTCCAAGGTGAGTGCCAACTATTCAGCAATTTTAGGAACATTTATTAACCACGAATTATTTCAGGTTAATAC
This portion of the Drosophila santomea strain STO CAGO 1482 chromosome 3L, Prin_Dsan_1.1, whole genome shotgun sequence genome encodes:
- the LOC120447711 gene encoding uncharacterized protein LOC120447711 isoform X1, whose amino-acid sequence is MSFELGELSIPNDNLLRSCYFIATCELLRSLYFSFSSVSVMIIHSNTYTIMAFSSTVAWILTVVGLFVGLLKGQPTLLVFWLLFTSFATGTDIIYLIWNVTSSPVFDAQHFKHWAISYLGIFYEVTCLYLVFRYFRRLYSYILLEGDNYDETSKGTEDHKGNETETETNKGTTEMTTDRY
- the LOC120447706 gene encoding general transcription and DNA repair factor IIH helicase subunit XPB produces the protein MGPPKKSKKDRSGGDKFAKKRRAEDEAFTQLVDDNDSLDATESDGVPGAASKNAETNDDQINTDEYGAKDYRSQMQLRQDHGNRPLWVAPNGHVFLESFSPVYKHAHDFLIAISEPVCRPEHIHEYKLTAYSLYAAVSVGLQTHDIVEYLKRLSKTSIPEGILEFIRLCTLSYGKVKLVLKHNKYFIESPHPEVLQKLLKDPVIQKCRLIRSEGEDFIQGTMDGKAITQFGTKMPPGATDKPAEDPAAAAGAVVAADGTTAVPEDITDFYEKIDKEEEDEDEANLKTVSFEVAQEKIEVIQKRCIEIEHPLLAEYDFRNDTNNPDINIDLKPAAVLRPYQEKSLRKMFGNGRARSGVIVLPCGAGKSLVGVTACCTVRKRALVLCNSGVSVEQWKQQFKMWSTADDSMICRFTSEAKDKPMGCGILVTTYSMITHTQKRSWEAEQTMRWLQEQEWGIMVLDEVHTIPAKMFRRVLTIVQSHCKLGLTATLLREDDKIADLNFLIGPKLYEANWLELQKKGYIARVQCAEVWCPMSPEFYREYLTTKTSKKMLLYVMNPSKFRSCQFLIKYHEQRGDKTIVFSDNVFALKHYAIKMNKPFIYGPTSQNERIQILQNFKFNSKVNTIFVSKVADTSFDLPEANVLIQISSHGGSRRQEAQRLGRILRAKKGAIAEEYNAFFYTLVSQDTMEMSYSRKRQRFLVNQGYSYKVITHLKGMDTDSDLMYGTQEEQGQLLQLVLSASDLDCEDEKLPGEPGFRPSGSGGTVRRVGGLSSMSGGDDAVYYEYRKKNVGSVHPLFKKFRG
- the LOC120447710 gene encoding uncharacterized protein LOC120447710 isoform X1, which codes for MAAEKKKHPPKKKSQEKKSTKSKQSALNDNLPKICFGIAISDLLHALYFTVQAMILLVQQFSVFAMLALLGVIFWVIIVILLMVGLFKRKPVFVRYWLIFSLVGFITDILFLLWGIATSITVDWDRLQEFSLIFLGIFIESTCIYIIHRYYQIMDESKKKRTLCCGGKDDKKKSSKSPKKKKAKK
- the LOC120447708 gene encoding uncharacterized protein LOC120447708, which codes for MVSIFDMSSSNNSLLIWAYAIGCFDLISALLFSMVSLKTICDHLSWLTIFAAVFGLFWITMIVMLLVGIHGRNPRCVRAWIIFSCVGIMVEMCLVLYAVFNESTFQMGVVKNGLLLMLGLLVECAFLYIVQRFYVTLAFCQACHNAKTSKMEQSQACTNYERECNRQRQHYNNDQSKRNHIQNRKGNIVLNAPTQPMKLSSFRPSVSSSIT
- the LOC120448935 gene encoding uncharacterized protein LOC120448935, giving the protein MNALNAFGMAIGWMDIVGVLFFEMIMFYMMRRRRLAQKSEIVSIEAQVKCHKDSLPSLFCRKKLSESENLWIFWGYLLMLNVWIGVTLLMIAGISLQRPELMALWLIWCACGLVFDVFLILWWVYELFAGDAIEALTNILISLLTMAIEFGFIYVIYTIFLNLSNASKDEGAKVAEKSKYAFMMISDPKR
- the LOC120447709 gene encoding uncharacterized protein LOC120447709 isoform X1 — encoded protein: MGSNSDGYLVPCAYCIALLDFISAMLFAIISGVVFARHGHWSALVALIFTIFWMLIIVVLLAGIYRRKLGLIRFWLVFTCLGILLDGFILLYGLTLAISVNWEGVKITVLPFVGLAVEMTFVYIIYLLYLDMIDYSASESHHEEKYREKSGCEVEYEEEKEEEKPLDRKDLKRMEKQAKERMKKDKAVLKQLQKQMRK
- the LOC120447709 gene encoding uncharacterized protein LOC120447709 isoform X2, which translates into the protein MLIIVVLLAGIYRRKLGLIRFWLVFTCLGILLDGFILLYGLTLAISVNWEGVKITVLPFVGLAVEMTFVYIIYLLYLDMIDYSASESHHEEKYREKSGCEVEYEEEKEEEKPLDRKDLKRMEKQAKERMKKDKAVLKQLQKQMRK
- the LOC120447710 gene encoding uncharacterized protein LOC120447710 isoform X2, giving the protein MLALLGVIFWVIIVILLMVGLFKRKPVFVRYWLIFSLVGFITDILFLLWGIATSITVDWDRLQEFSLIFLGIFIESTCIYIIHRYYQIMDESKKKRTLCCGGKDDKKKSSKSPKKKKAKK
- the LOC120447711 gene encoding uncharacterized protein LOC120447711 isoform X2, producing MSFELGELSIPNDNLLRSCYFIATCELLRSLYFSFSSVSVMIIHSNTYTIMAFSSTVAWILTVVGLFVGLLKGQPTLLVFWLLFTSFATGTDIIYLIWNVTSSPVFDAQHFKHWAISYLGIFYEVTCLYLVFRYFRRLYSYILLEGDNYDETSKEDHKGNETETETNKGTTEMTTDRY